Proteins encoded by one window of Kitasatospora sp. HUAS MG31:
- a CDS encoding PP2C family protein-serine/threonine phosphatase — translation MIIDYAAVFQALPGAVALLTPDLVFADANLAWLRQAGRSRDQVVGRYLFDAFPGSPRDPAASDARHLEASLRAVLANREIDMDLQRYDVESAQRPGHWEERYWSSVNAPVFAPDGHIALVIHRVEEVTELLRATSRPDGSLQLEAELFSRMRQLHEINERLRRAHAREREVALSLQRAMLPVPPPISHHRFAVRYRPAVGSLNVCGDWYDLVQLQDGDKIAVAVGDVVGHGLEAAGIMGQLRSALSATSLVATGPAQALEVLGRYAHCVTGAESTTAVTAFIDFSRHLITYSSAGHPPPVLLRGDGTVELLDQATDPPLDAVFESSPRPEATTAFTDGGTLLLYTDGLIERRHQDIDTGLSQLTDALIRHKELTTPDALADAVMNDLIPAEGVTDDTALVVVSL, via the coding sequence ATGATTATCGACTACGCGGCAGTGTTCCAAGCGCTGCCGGGCGCGGTCGCTCTGCTGACTCCCGATCTGGTCTTCGCCGACGCCAACCTCGCGTGGCTGCGCCAGGCCGGACGCAGCCGCGACCAGGTGGTGGGCCGCTACCTCTTCGACGCCTTCCCCGGCAGCCCGCGGGACCCGGCAGCCTCCGACGCCCGCCACCTGGAGGCATCCCTGCGCGCGGTCCTGGCCAACCGCGAGATCGACATGGACCTGCAGCGCTACGACGTGGAATCCGCGCAGCGCCCCGGCCATTGGGAGGAACGCTACTGGAGCTCGGTCAACGCGCCCGTCTTCGCGCCCGACGGCCACATCGCCCTGGTGATCCACCGCGTCGAGGAAGTCACTGAACTCCTGCGCGCCACCAGCCGGCCGGACGGCTCACTCCAGCTCGAGGCCGAGCTCTTCAGCCGGATGCGGCAGCTGCACGAAATCAACGAGCGCCTGCGTCGCGCCCACGCCCGCGAGCGTGAGGTCGCCCTCTCCCTGCAGCGCGCCATGCTCCCCGTTCCGCCCCCGATCAGCCATCACCGGTTCGCCGTCCGCTACCGGCCCGCGGTCGGCTCCCTCAATGTCTGTGGCGACTGGTACGACCTGGTCCAACTCCAGGACGGCGACAAGATCGCCGTGGCCGTAGGCGATGTCGTCGGCCACGGCCTGGAGGCCGCAGGCATCATGGGCCAGCTCCGCAGCGCCCTGTCCGCCACCTCCCTGGTCGCCACCGGCCCCGCACAGGCCCTCGAGGTCCTTGGCCGGTACGCGCATTGCGTCACCGGCGCCGAGTCGACCACCGCGGTGACCGCCTTCATCGACTTCAGCCGGCACCTCATCACCTACTCCAGCGCCGGCCACCCCCCTCCGGTCCTTCTTCGCGGCGACGGCACTGTGGAGCTGTTGGACCAGGCGACCGATCCGCCGCTGGATGCCGTCTTCGAGTCCAGCCCTCGGCCGGAAGCCACCACCGCCTTCACCGACGGCGGCACCCTCCTGCTCTACACCGACGGCCTCATCGAACGCCGCCACCAGGACATCGACACCGGACTCAGCCAACTCACCGACGCCCTGATCCGCCACAAGGAACTCACCACCCCCGACGCACTCGCCGATGCCGTGATGAACGACCTGATCCCCGCCGAAGGCGTCACAGACGACACCGCCCTGGTCGTCGTCAGCCTGTGA